The genomic region TTGATACCATCCTGCACGTCAGCAACATCGCGTAAGAAGATCGTAATACCTGCAGGTGTTGTGATCGGAAGGTTTCTCAACTCTTCCACATCTGTCACTTTACCAGCCAAACGAATAGTCGTTCTGCTATCGCGCGTACTCACATTACCTGTAGGGAAGTCTAAGTTTGATTGTGCGACAACTTGTTGAACCTGGCCAATCGATAGACCGTATCCTTCCAACTTCTGTGCATCCACACTGATTTGGATCTCACGTTCCTCACCCCCGATTAAGTCTACCTTTGCCACACCATTTATACGTGCGAAAATAGGCTGAATCTTGTTATCCAATAAGTCGTATAATTCTTTCTCGGATAGTTTCGATGTTACGGCCAAGCTCATGATCGCAACGTCATCTAACGAGAACTTATTCAACGACGGCGGATCAACGTCTTCCGGAAGGTCTTTCAGGATCGTATTAATCTTACGTTGTGCATCTGTCAAGAGGAAGTTGACATCGGCTCCATCGTTCAAGGTAATCATCACGACAGAAACGTTCTCCATCGAAGTGGATTCCAACTTCTTGATGTTCTCTAGAGAGGAAACGGCATCCTCGATTTTTTTGGTAACCGTATTCTCCACCTCAGTAGGCGATGCTCCCGGATAAACCGTTTGGATGGTAATTACGTTTACCTCAAATTTTGGTACTAGCTCATACCCCAATTGGGAGTATGAGAATATCCCGCCCAAGGTCAGTATTATAAATAATACGATGATCAGACTGGGGCGTTTTATTGATATTTCAGTAATCTTCATGTTTTATTTTTCGTAATAGCACAAATTATTTTATCACTTCCACAGGAGCTTGGTCGATCAAGTTGATCTGACCAGAGATGATCACTTGGTCGCCAGCAGCTAAACCGCTAGTCACTTCAATCTGATCACCAAAGCTTCTTCCTGATGTTACTTTTGTTTCAATGGCTTTGCCATTTTTCAATACGAAGATTTTGTTGTCGGAGATACTTCCCACAAATGCTGTTCTTGGAACTACTAAGGCTGATGCTGTACCTTCGCCTCCAAACACGGCAGTACCGTACATACCAGCACGTAGATCGTTGTTAGGATTATTAGCGATCTCGATTTCAACCGGGAAGTTTAAGCTTCCATCTGATTTAGGAGCAATAAAAGTAATTCTTCCGCTGAATGTTTTATCTACATATACGCTTGCCAATACTTTAACAGTTTGGCCAACACGTAAGGTAGCAACGTTTTTCTCGTCTACATTCACACGTAATTTCAACGTGCTCACATTAACGATATCAAATGCTGGTGTACCTGGGCTTACATAAGCTCCGGGTTCAATCTTACGAGAATTTACAATACCACTAACCGAAGTCTTGATCGTTACATCGCCTGCGTTTAATTTGGCACTCTTTAAGTTGTTTTTCGAGTTTTCAAATTGCAAACGCATTTGATCAACTTGTTGCTGGGTAACACCACCTGTCGCTAATGCACTTTCGTAGCGTTGCAACGTCGCTCTTGCATTATCATAAGCAGCTTGTGCGTTAGCTACATTTACATTCAGCTTATCGCCTTCTACTACCGCCAATGTTTGGCCTGCAGATACACGAGAACCCTCGTCTACCAAAACACGCACTACCCGGCCACCAGTTTCAGCAGCAACGGTCACTTCTTGTTTAGGCATAAACGTACCATTGGCCTGATACGCTAAGCTCAGTTGTTGATTTACAGCCGTGTCGATACGTACGGCAACAGCTGCATTTTTCTGTGCTACGACAGCAGTTTCTTGCTCTACCTTAGCCTTGTTCTTGTTTAGGATATAGAATATACCGCCTAGGGCTAATGCAATGACTATAATTGTTATTAAAGCGCGTTTCATAATGAGTATTAAGAGTTGTGATTATTCGTTTACTAATGTTTTTAAGTTTCCATTCGCTTTGATCAACTGGATCTCAGCAACTTTGTAGTTTAACAGCGAAGTGTTCAAGTTATTTTGCGCGTCAGATAAAGCATTCTCTGCGTCTAATAACTCCGTCAATGTAGCTAAGCCATTTCTATAGTTATTGTTGGTGTCATCTAACACTTGTCTTGCTAAATCAACGTTACGACGATTGTTATCAACAGTTAATAAGCTGTTTCTGATCTGTGATTTTGCGTTTTCGCTGGCTAGGTTCAAGCCTAATTTCGTATCTTCCAAATCAACTCTAGCTTTCAGAATATCGACGTTTGCTTGATTTACCTTGGCACGCGTTGCTCCACCGTTAAAGATTGGAATCGTTAAGTTCAAGCCTAATGCAGAGAACTTCGACGTATTGGTCTTATCGTTGAAGATTGGGAATTGCGGACCAAAGCCTACATAACCTAGATTACCCGTAAATGCCAATGATGGGTAGAATTCAGAAACCTTAGCTTTTTTGTTCAGCTCCAATAGTTCGATTTGTTTTTCCAATATTTTGACCTCCGTACGAGCATCCACATTGTATTGTTCTGCTGCAACATTCACGTCGACATCGAAAGTTTCTTTCGGCAATTCGATATCTTCTCGGATATCCATTCCGATAGCAAATTTCAATGCATTCTCGCGAAGTTGTTGTGC from Sphingobacterium sp. BN32 harbors:
- a CDS encoding TolC family protein, encoding MKRINIITLLLAGIFSGSMLHAQETLTLQEAIKFALENKAEAKKSKLDLENAQYKIDEVRAGALPQVNGSASLTYNPMIQKNVITMTDQATGTVNTIVAEFGQPWNSQAVLQVNQQLFNQSLFTGLKAAKTTREFYQINDQLTDEQLIEKVANAYYEVFQSDLQLNTLETNLNNTTKTRDILKGLVDAGLMKKIDLDRTEVAINNMLAQKQQLINAQQLRENALKFAIGMDIREDIELPKETFDVDVNVAAEQYNVDARTEVKILEKQIELLELNKKAKVSEFYPSLAFTGNLGYVGFGPQFPIFNDKTNTSKFSALGLNLTIPIFNGGATRAKVNQANVDILKARVDLEDTKLGLNLASENAKSQIRNSLLTVDNNRRNVDLARQVLDDTNNNYRNGLATLTELLDAENALSDAQNNLNTSLLNYKVAEIQLIKANGNLKTLVNE
- a CDS encoding efflux RND transporter periplasmic adaptor subunit yields the protein MKRALITIIVIALALGGIFYILNKNKAKVEQETAVVAQKNAAVAVRIDTAVNQQLSLAYQANGTFMPKQEVTVAAETGGRVVRVLVDEGSRVSAGQTLAVVEGDKLNVNVANAQAAYDNARATLQRYESALATGGVTQQQVDQMRLQFENSKNNLKSAKLNAGDVTIKTSVSGIVNSRKIEPGAYVSPGTPAFDIVNVSTLKLRVNVDEKNVATLRVGQTVKVLASVYVDKTFSGRITFIAPKSDGSLNFPVEIEIANNPNNDLRAGMYGTAVFGGEGTASALVVPRTAFVGSISDNKIFVLKNGKAIETKVTSGRSFGDQIEVTSGLAAGDQVIISGQINLIDQAPVEVIK